The Lasioglossum baleicum chromosome 7, iyLasBale1, whole genome shotgun sequence genomic sequence CGATGTCCAGTGGAAGAAAGGGAGACCGATGGGAAGAATGAATCACGTGAAAAAATCTCATGGTTTATCAAATGAAACGAAACCGAAAGAAGTTTTTAATATATTCGCATTGGACAGTCTACGTCTGTTAAAAACCTTGATTTTATGCTGTCATATTCCTTTGGTAGATTCCATGTAATTACTCAGTTTAGAAACATTCACGAAGCACGTATGTATTTTCAATCGATTTCACAATATAGTTTTACGATGTCTTTTCAAGGGATTAACATAGGAGCCAGCCAAAGAACATTGAAAGCATTTTTTGCGATCTGTGTGTTTTTACCGATATTAATACTATTATTTCTATTAATGTTATCGTCACTGCTGCTATTACTGGTATTGCTGCACTACTATTACTACTCTTCTACTATCacaactactactactactgttactgctactgctactgctgTTGCTGCCATTGCTGCTGTTACTGTTACTGCTACTGCTACGCCACCGCTACTGCCACCGCTACCACCACCACTACTGCTACCTGTTACTGttactgctactgctactgctactgtTACTGTTACTGTTACTGTTAGTGTTACCGTTACTGATACCGTTACTGTTACTAGTAACCATCGCTACTATTGCTACGACTAACTAGTACTATTGTCTTCAATTACTTTAACTCGATTACTATCACTACCATTTGATTCTAGTTTGTCTTTTTCTCTGCCAAAATTAGCGGTTAGTCGCAGAATGTTAACGATTGTGTATGCTTCCCATTCGCGAGTCGAAGTAGCACGGTGCCTAACACGATTAGTACGTTATGTTACTTAACGTAAATTGTTTTtaacttaattttttttctgtttgttACTGTTACATTTATGATCTAATGCATAGCAAGTGGGACCTTTGTTGCGTTTACATTCGCATTTATGTTAGACGTATAAGACTGCTTGAGAAGAGATTCGTTAATTCTTTTGACATGACCGCGTACAATCAAGACACGTCTCCCTTTCCTCCCTGCGAAGGTTTTAAGATAGTGTTGCGGCACCATTGATCTGCCATTTTTCGATTGTACGTTGATAACGTCGCTTCCGCGAAGAAACGAGAGAACGTTGATTTTTTGAATAAGCGGTGCACGGAACACTTAAGCCAATCGTGTGTGTTAATTACATCAAGTATATAAAATAAGTCGAATATAAGCGCGCGTGCCTATTAAAAGATACGTGTATAGACGATAAGTACGTAAACAtagatttatataatataccgAAGTGGACGTTGATACACGGAATATTAcagaattttgaatttcgaaTTTCTGATTGCGAACTTCCGAATGGGTCGTTAATTGAAAAGATGAATGCTGTGACGCCACGAGTCGCGCATAGGAAAATCATTGGTACAAACGCCAAAGACTTAACTGTTAGTTTTATCGATAATTAAGATGTTCAGATACTATATTCAAATAGAGGAGTGACTTCTTTGCCGAAACTGTAGCTAGTAAATATGTTTGTTGTGTGTTCGAACGTTTGGGAAAAAGCATTCGCCGAAGGTGTAGAGTAATAGTAATAATGGGGAGGTAGAAACGAAAGAGAAAGCAAATTAGGAAATAGTAATAAGAAGAATAAGATGAAGATAGAGAGGAGGAAACTGAAGAAGAAGCAGGAGAAGAACGCAGAAAGCGTTGGACAATCGTGCCTATCGAAACGTTACGTTACGTTACCGCGTTCTTTGTATGTATATTGTGAAAGTGCGAATGCAGACGCGAGCGTGGATCGTTGCAAACATGAGATGCGCATCGAGCAACGTGCAAGGTGCGCGTGTACGCCGTTGGTACGGTCGACAAACGCGAATTTCCATACGTATACGTATGagtatgtgtgcgtgtgtgcgtgtatgCGTACAGGTATGTGCGCAcatgtatagtatatatatgCATACATGTACGCATCGATGCGCGAGCTAGATTTAAACCGTGTTCAAGAGAAACAAAGTTCTTCGATGTACAAAATACAATTCAAGTTTATTTTTAAATCGCGATTATCGTGGTCACCGTTTGCGGCCGTCTCGTTAGAAATTTGTTAGGGGATTACTTTGTATTAGGATAAGAATAGATCTCTCTCTCCGGCAGATAAAGCAATCCACGATAGCGATCCTTATCGATTGACGAATATAAGAGCTTTTCTCCATCTGACGGATTGAAGCAAAAAATCGTGTGGATGATAACGAGGATGATGACGAAGACGAAAACGGCGAAGACTAAAGAAAGAGAAGATGCGTGGAGAAAATGTGCCAAGATCGAGGTGGCGAGTAATCATCGCGTTATACGAATCGATCCCAACGATTTCGCTGCAGCCAGTGCAGAGAGCGCTAGATTGTTGCGCACGACTCAACATTGTTCGACGAAGCATCGAATTCTTCAAAGTTCCTAAATCTTTCCACGTTCGCAAATATCGAACGGTAACACGATGCAACAAACTAACAAATGTTGGATGATATCGTATCACGCGTATACAAAAGCCCTCGCACTCGTTAACAATGATGAAAAGCAATAATGGTGCCTTGCTCGGACGTAGTTCCCGATATACGTACCGACTAGTTCGTAGGagtattttacaaaaattctcGTCTAAAATGTTCGCCGAATTCGTCGAATTGTATTTCTAACGTGTATACTATTTTAATGAAAACCTTCGGAAACCTGAAAAAGAAGCAAAATATGGAAGACATATCGTTCGCGTCCTCGTTTTAGCgatccttttttctttttgttttgtttgaaaACTAATGGAAAAGTTGTACCAATTGAAATACATATATGAACATAGAATATATGTTCGATACTGTCTTGAAGATGACGGTGCGTTCTATATGAAAGCCGGAAGGGTTTTTAACTAACAAAACGCTACTGTCACACCTAGAACACAAACGCAAAGCAAAACAAGCATCCGActtgaaatttatataaatacgtTTCTTCCACGAATAGAACCAGACGACAATTCCTCCGAATCAGCATTTATAGAACAAACGCAAGCAGAGGAAAGCGTGTTGTTTACGTGTGTATAATACTATGAGGTGGGGAAGGGTGTTCTCTAATCACATGGAAGAGAGAGTGAGACCGGAGGAGGGGGTGGGGTCGGGGGAAGagcgaatgaatgaatgaatggaTGAATGAATGAAGGAACGAACGAATATGCATGTACATATAGATACGCACGAACATGAAAATCTGTGAGGGTAGGGGCACGGGcgggagaaataaataaataaatggaaatcgaGAAAAAAGGACAAACGAGTAAAGTGGAAATCGAAAGAAAATGGGACAGCGATTTTACCGAAATCATTAAACTCCAGGTACATCTCTAATATTGTACTAGTTTTCGAGAGTGTTTTTCTGCCGGTTCGCCCACTCGAAGAAACCAATGCTTAGGGAAGAGATTCGAAAACTTTGAAGCGTCAAGTAATAAACCACCGTACACGAAAATATGCGTCCACCGACCTCGTGCTACCGCTCCATCATCCGAGAAGatctttttctcgatttttacgTTCGTTGAAAAATTCTTCGGCCCTTCGTCCCGACATCCTGCGAGCCTGTACGATTTGTTTTTTCATGGAAACATTGCAAGAGAATCCAAACGATTGAAAATGATTTACCGGAATCGATACGACGAGTGATAGATAACGTTCAAATAAAATgaggtattttaatatttaagttAAATCGTATACGCGTGCATCAGGTGCCATGAAGGATCGTCGTGATAAAACGCAATGTTAAACTACCGAATAATTCTGTTTCACGATAACATATATTATTTTTGGACACAAAAGTACACATTGTTTTAtctcatttttttctttttggtaaacagtctattgtatctattttTCGCGTGTACGAACGTCGCGAAATCCTGACTCGACACGATATTAACTATATacggaaataaaatattgtttttgctttttaattaaaaccaacaaaaaaaaaactgtcGACGTCCATAATAAGGTTCGTTAGGTTCGACAGATGGTGGGTCACAGGGTCAGGATTACGCGCGTGAACACTCTCCCGGATAGATTCTCCGAATAATTTAGAATTAGTGATACTTGTGTATTGTTCGGTTAACAGATTTATAATAAAGTTgtgaattttattattaatccgtataatattttctattctttttcACGAATCTTTGATTAGAAACGTGTTGTTGAAACGTTGCGACTATATACGTTGAGAACGGTGGAAAAAAAGTCAAATAAGAGAGACAGGAAGGGACAGCAAGAAATTGTCTACCGGACTAAGATTGGTCTAGCGGCCCcgcccacaatttttattgattattgtgtggaaaacaactgttttaggttgaaagataatcccctaaaattttaagtcgctaacccttcgtataaggatgatacgaGGGTAAATatatacccttaactgtatcatttttttctcggttgttaattaagatattcggattaaaaaaaacaaagttcatatcatacatttttttcgccatcgtgatcaaattattaagggtagaaaaaaatcatttaattttttaggggtgggaattgcaagcaacccttcgagtgaccacttccaaaaaattcaagaacaatattctgttgcttatctagcatataaaaaagtttcaagatggtcggattggtggaacatagaaATTACGGTATTTTTGCAACGtaatggtattttttattacggattcggattttatgcggaaaaacaagaaacttttgtctgaaacattttttcaaaatgagTCTTGGCGAAATAATGTTTCACTATCTGTGTAATATAGCCCAATCTTTTTatgcaagcaatgaactttaatcaataaaatattttccaatttgttcgatgatcttttgccatctttctggcatCTTTCTGGGTTATGCCAAGAGCAgatagtgaaaacattattttgtcAAGACTCATTTTGAAGGTTATTACTTAACTATAATTAATTCATATTAATTCATCAATAATCAATAACTACAATTCAAATCAGCATTACAATCTGAATTATAGGTACCAGAAGAATAAAATAAGAATCCTAAAAGTAGCAAATTATTGAATGTATAATGTAACATGATGGTGCTGCACCGTACTGTACTgtatcgtatcgtatcgtatcgtatcgtatcgtagGAATCGTATCGTAACTTGTCGTATAGCTTCGCAACGTATCGCAACGTAACGTATCACGACTGAGGATACAAGCTGGCATCTGAAACGAGAAACGTTGCGTCGAGCAGACGACCCGGTCAGTTCGAGACCGAGAGTCGGGCGTTAGCGATATTCGATCGCGAGTTACGAACAAGGTGCGCGATACGAGCGGTAAAACTATTGTCTCGATTCGATACGTTGACAGTGACAGTGATAATTGCAAACCTTGTACTCGCTTGGACACGCACCAAATAATTCTCGACTCGTATCGATCGTCTGATCATAATCATCCGATTTTGACTTCTCCTTCGGTCCGTGAACACGGTCAATTAGACTATTGGACGATTAGACTCGATGATTCGAAAAGTTCCGCAGAGAGCGATACAACTGAACATAAAGAGAGaacttgaatataaaaatatagatGATATACACACTTTTCCCGTACTCTACACTTTAGAAAACTGATCGAAAGAGTGGAGAACTTGGATGAAACTTTGTCGCTGAGAAAACATAGATCAGGAAGAAGGAACGGTTGAATTTCTGCAACCGTTGCGTTCGCTATCTACCGCCGCGACGGCGAAGAAACTGCGGCGGGTGCAATTATGCCGTAGCCCTGTTAATCAGCGTGCATCAAAATTAGCCCAGTTATAGTACAACGACCGTTCTCTGGCAGCAGCATTACTACGAAACAAACAACGTACGCATGTATCCACCACAAACATCAACAGGTACATATTCGTTCCCAAAAGAATCACTTTTACATTTTACACTTATTCGAGTGTATAATTATTTCGTTACTTACGTCAATATTCAACTACGAGCATGTAACACCGTACGGTACCATTTTTCCCTTTCGTTTTCTTTTATATTTGATGCCTTGATTTCTATGATTCGTTTGAAACCGAATCGCGCCGTGTTTGCGACGAGCAgattcgagtcgagtcgagtcgaatcGATTTAAATGCTTGGAAAGCATAATCGAACCTCGCTGGATAGAATCGGGAGTTTCGACAGTCAGATTTGCGCGAGTTATCCGCGAATGCAAGTTAATATTTTTTCGTGTATGGACGTAAAAACAAGTTGCGCTCGCGACTGGTTTTTGAAGCAAAATCCTGTATTCGAGCTTGTTTTAGACTCTTACGGTACTTGGGCCGATAGCACCAACTCCATCGATTTCGAAGCTCTATCTGTTACAGCGTCGCTTGGAGTACATCCTTGGAAAGTATCCGACAAAAGATTTTCTTGTCAAAAGATTAGTACAGATCTCTTCGAAGATGAAGAATTTTTACATGACGTCTGAGAACGAGTTTAACATTATTTCTCTATCATATGGTATATGTTATACGTTATATGTATACGACATACGGCCAATTAATGCATATGTATCGCATGATCTTTTCTTACGACACGTTTTTATAGCAAGGATATAACCTAACGGTTTCGACAAAAGTCGTACGCAAATCGTGTACATAATTGAGACTCGAGATCCAATTGATTAAACGAGTCTCGTTCGATTCCGATTTCAATGCACGCGTCGACGTCGATCGAGTGAGGAATAACAGTGAGACTGCTCAcacatactatacatatacatatatacatgcaGTAGGTTATACTTGGCGGTAGACGGAATTTGTATTCCATGCGATGCTGCACGAACGACCTACCTTTTCATTCTCCTAAAATTTTTTCGTTAGTTTAGCTTGGAGATTACAGTTTAGAGTTTAGAGCAATGAAAATCGATGCTAGTACACGCGTGTACGGTGTTTAGTACTACACCGTTTACTAAGTAagtttaaccctttacactcgaatggcgactgtaaggcgccagtaaaaatggtcacaccattattcaaaacagtttcaatattattaaaaattcgtCTGTTtcctataaattgtgaaaagttcaactgttacatgagaaaactggttaaatttcatgtgcacaatgtaaaaaagattgcaTAGAATAAATATGTtctgggtcgaaagaaatgattttgattttcgaattaaaattgcttcgagtgcaaagggttaatatgtttCGTTCGAACAAGTCAAGATATAGTGCCGCGATAGGCCGATTCGCGAGCATTTACAAATTGAAACTACCTATGTATACCGGCGCggagcggcgcacagtgggccagatcgacgcgctagctgttcataagctaaaaaatcaaagtcctcatatcgatttttaacgaatgtacaacgtttcttaaatgtccattacattcgaaaccgataatattaattaaagttattaaaaactctcgttacaataagcgttcaaagatcaaactttttcagatacaatttatcaccgaaataattccttttcttcataacgCTGTCCTGgcaaacctactgaagattaagtgctcAATTTTCTTTTggtatgaagaatgtatatctatgttgagaacgcaccaggaactaaacataaatgttcataatttattacaaaaaaaaatacttagtcaactaaggaatactgtcaaagtttttcacctttgacaagggataagttaaaagTGTTACATAGTGTCGTGCtctaacaaagtggaacatttgcaGCAacgtctcctctaaaagatcctgcAAATTTCCCACCCAAATCGACCCAAGAATGGAAATTATGttggtttaaagcgtcgcgtgcacgcaattccgcggcgagtcgcgttgcacgagacgcattgacgaccactcagcggTCGACcacttcagacatttccggtggtgtgacaaaaaaatgtttcgtacaaaaagtaatcagtagtcggtcttctacaaatttcaatacaaaaaatttcaataatttttgttttttactagaaaattatgtgcaccttgattatttatttataactatatattttttattcaataatgttatagttgacgtcaagacgaatccaacgacctatttaatgtggtctttatattttgaaataatggtgaaataggcgtgaacagctagcgcgGCGATCTGGcccagcgtgaaaaaatctacgggaaatgatgtgtcgcacgttaaaaaaaaatttttccgtgcgtggtattggaaaaaccacaattttcttgaaattgtacaagtttaacgaattctttcaaggttaaaaaacgttcgtaccacaatctccataattatcccatattctgcaaagtttgagctttcatttaaaaaaaatttcatcgctctatctcatttctatcgaaagttctttgattttgacacagatttcgtcgattTAGCCCATAGTGcgccgcggcgcacagtggtctaaacgggcgaTTTAACTGGACAAAACCCAAAAAATGGAAATCCAGCAGGGAAATTTCCCGCTTCGGTAAATGAGAGATAAGGTATCAGGTATTATGAACCACTGCTGGTTTTTCCCTTTTTATCAccccataataaaatataccccacgaacaactcatttttcaacttcgtatttcttcatcgtcgttcgacacctcactattcattagtatatctcgttgtgaacatctagtagtggaaatatttgtggaatttttcattctatgatggataccagcatgaaccaaaaggacaaaactcaaataaaacttatatatattgtttatttgcttaaaaatgaaagtatactTCAAACGTATATGTATAGCATTCAAACTTTGACAGTCTCGCAAAAAAACCTTTGAAAACCTTTAGGATGGAACATGTTGGAACATCTTTATAGAAGTCTAGAGTGTccggaaaaatcaattttattagcaCGAACTTGCACCTTTGAATTTGAGACAGTGTTTAGTAATTCAATGTCGATATATTTCGAATCATCTCTATGATTCTCTTCTACGTAAGCCACaaatgacaaaaagatatcaaaACATGATTGGAGTAAAAGTGATATCGTATTTTTGGACCCCTAAAATTTAtgcacaattttgaaaatttatgatttttttttaattttgaaaatgattttttttagaaattttttataGAGATTTGTGGGCCTAAAATTACGAtataacatttatttcaatCTGTTTTTGCTATCTTTTGTCGTTTGTTTATTTCATAATAGAATGATGCAAAAGTAGTTCTGTCAGCTTTTCGACGCAAATGCCCAATTctcaccacgatgttttgaacatttcggataatctggcaagaaaatgtttccaacaaaagttaatcgatactcagtcatctataaatcccaataaaaaaatttcacaaaattttttcttaatgGAAAAATATgattatgttaattttttaaacgccactaagtattttttattacatattgttgttgctgatgtcaagacgaattcaatgaccttaaaataatgctagaataattttgtccagttaaatggcccgtttagaccactgtgtcGCAAACGCGCGCTTTACGATCGAGTGTCTCGCGTCTCGCGCAGCGCGTAGCACGTTGATTTTCGATCCTATCTAGAGTGCTTCATTCCATCTCGCATTTTCTAAACGAAACATTCTTGTGTCTCGAAATGTCCCATTAATTTTCCAACTGTTATATACAGATTCTCCTGTACACCGTCTGCGAATAAACGACCAATCGTAACACAGCAACCTCGGCTAGGCTGTCCGATATAACACACGTATATCTGCTCGTTGGAAATTTCTTTACATTTGATTGGACCAGTGAAAATATGGAAAAGAAGAAGAGCATGGTTGCGTTGCTTGGACTGATTCTACTCCTGAAATCGTCGAATGTCGAAAGCGGAGTTGACGGACAAGAATCGTATTCGAAATTCCCCCATCACCGGCACAAAAGATTCTTTTGGGTAACCAACGACGGCCGAATTGCTTTGCCGCCTGGAACGATAATGACCATAACTCCAACATTGGCTTTGCCATTTGTTcgatatccgccctatggattCCTAAGCAACATGACCATCAGCCTTCCTTTTACCAGTGAGTGTGCAAATAATAAATGCATCTTTGCAGTTTGCACTTTGCACGCGATTTCATTCGATTAACGATTAGTAATTGTTACGAGATAAAATCGAGGTTCACGAGTTTCGTTCTGTTTCGAGTACAGTCGATTTCGACAAGCTTggtttaaccgacaacgaaaaTCCTTACGGCGTTCTACCGTCTGCGTTCGACGGTACCGCGAGGGATCAAGGTTCGACCACGGCAGAATTCATCGCATCATTCGTAAAGCGTGGACTCAGTAAAAGAGAGGCAATTCAAGATTTaccaaaaaatgcgttttacggAGGTGAAAGAGCTCTCTTATATAGTACCGCCGAAGACATGCTTGGAAATTTTGGATTGAATGGAAGGGCGTGTCTACTCAGGGCGATCTGCGAGGTCCAAGGACACCCCTTGAACAATTTTGGACTAATCGGAGAAATGTTGAAACTCTTTTTCACGTAAGTTTTCAATATGCTCCTGTCATCGCGTAAAATGATATATTTATTTCGTAAATGTACCTTTCAGCGCCAGTAAATCGCCATTCGCGGACCTGTTAACGGATTACGTCGAAGCCGAAAATAGGGGAAAATTTCATGGTGAATGTTGGCCTTATTTCAAGGACTGCCCAAAATCATTGTTCCGTTCATCGGAAAACAGATACACGTAAGTAAGCGTGGTCTGACACGGAAAACTTGAATACGATTCGATTTCAGACGACTCGATGTATCATCGAAACTATTTACCGTTCTTGCAGAAAAGAGGCATTTCACGAAGCTACCGACACTATTGAAACCATCGAGTTGGATCGGAACAAGGAACAATTATATACAAAACGCATATTGCATCCGTCTATGTAAATGTCACGAGGCGATTTCCTAAATTTTACAGTAAAACAGAACAAACTTGAAAGTACTTGCAAAGAAACCAAAATGCGCGTACTTAAAAATATGTGTTCATTAAGTTTCACTGACCCTAGTAGTCATTCAAAATTCAAACATGCGAATGTACGCActactttttctctctctctctcttcctccctccctccccccTGTCACTCCTTTTCTCACTCTATGCCGCCATATTATTTTCTAGTAATTTATTTCAAATGATACTTACTTATATCGATGATATTGATTTCAACGATCATCGCGTCACAGTAAGAACGGATACTTTTTATAAACCGTCTAATTTAAATGTATCATACAGATATCTATGTAAGTAATATAATATTGTAAAGGGAACGGGATCACTTTGTCACCCGTATGAGAACAAGAATaaacatatacatacacacatattAATACTGTTAAAGTTATTTAAtctgttcactgttttaaattccaTCTACTCGTATTATTTCTAAACCGTCTTATTTGCTCTTAAAACTATCATTTGAAACAAAATTctcatttttacattttttaaaatatttgccTTGCCAATAAACTACTGCATGAAACTTTGTTTATAACAAGTAAAAGGTTAGAACTCTATATGTGATTTATGCCTAACAGCTTTCGGGAGATAAACAACAAATGAAcataagaaaaatatattttacatgAGGTGgggtaaaaataattaaaaataagacAATATCCAAGAATAGCGACACTGCGTTGGTGGTTTCGTTTttgaaatgcaataaaaaatgaatCTGGTATGCATATGTACCGAACAGAACGAGTACCATTACACATTTCACTATACCTTTTATTACCTATGCCTTTTAATTACTATGGTGATAAATAATTCAAGttacatatttattaatttttcattaatacagTTTGAAAAGAAGGTGTTTAATAACACAGTTTAATTGGGAAGATAATTGGTACTCACGCTCGCGTCCTCTCCCGCTTGAAGAAAGCACAACACGCTGCGTCTTGATCATCGAACAGTACAAAATATTATCGATCTCGGTTGTCAATTAATTAATGGTTGTCCGGTTGGCTCGGAATCTACAACAGAAAGAAAAAATGTATTAATTTCAATCGACAAACAGTCGGAGACTGCAtcagaattaataataaataaataattcaatttgaatataaaatcaaaattaactTGAACGGAAATGAAATGAACTCGATTTTTATCGCACGACacgaatttaaatacaattGATCATCGCGACACAAGAGTAAATTGAAATTAATAGGAAATAAAGAattcaaattgaatatttattaattgttcaTTAATGGTATGAATAAAGACGTTCAATAACATcgtataatttcaaaaataatttgtaCTCACGCTCGCGTCCTCTCCTGCTTCAAGAAAGTCCGCCATGATGCTACGTCACGATTCGATTCTCGAAAGCATCGATCTCGCTACCAAGATGCTCTTTCAAACGATTGATTCTTTTCCCgcggaatctgtaacagaaagaacaatttcattaatttcaattGACCAACAGTCGGAGACTAAAtccgaattaataataaataaataattcaatttgaatagaaaatcaaaattagtttcaacggaa encodes the following:
- the LOC143210694 gene encoding uncharacterized protein LOC143210694 isoform X1, giving the protein MEKKKSMVALLGLILLLKSSNVESGVDGQESYSKFPHHRHKRFFWVTNDGRIALPPGTIMTITPTLALPFVRYPPYGFLSNMTISLPFTIDFDKLGLTDNENPYGVLPSAFDGTARDQGSTTAEFIASFVKRGLSKREAIQDLPKNAFYGGERALLYSTAEDMLGNFGLNGRACLLRAICEVQGHPLNNFGLIGEMLKLFFTASKSPFADLLTDYVEAENRGKFHGECWPYFKDCPKSLFRSSENRYTKEAFHEATDTIETIELDRNKEQLYTKRILHPSM
- the LOC143210694 gene encoding uncharacterized protein LOC143210694 isoform X2; the encoded protein is MYPPQTSTVDFDKLGLTDNENPYGVLPSAFDGTARDQGSTTAEFIASFVKRGLSKREAIQDLPKNAFYGGERALLYSTAEDMLGNFGLNGRACLLRAICEVQGHPLNNFGLIGEMLKLFFTASKSPFADLLTDYVEAENRGKFHGECWPYFKDCPKSLFRSSENRYTKEAFHEATDTIETIELDRNKEQLYTKRILHPSM